From one Triticum urartu cultivar G1812 chromosome 3, Tu2.1, whole genome shotgun sequence genomic stretch:
- the LOC125542310 gene encoding uncharacterized protein LOC125542310 isoform X7, producing the protein MHTQVKLVVTMKCRAQPQQQRLCWRAGQQRCLQRQHRGALPRPRRHGLVRDKKHANETKKVAMAGLVHHSFNFRAHQRTCFDADPSVVIAFDDDEDTAGAVGLGGGFHHYHIVVTYQGVKG; encoded by the exons ATGCATACCCAAGTCAAGCTTGTGGTCACGATGAAG TGCAGAGCCCAGCCCCAGCAGCAGCGGCTATGCTGGCGAGCAGGGCAGCAGCGTTGCCTCCAGCGCCAGCATCGAGGAGCCTTACCCCGCCCCCGGCGCCATGGACTCGTGCGCGACAAGAAGCACGCCAACGAG ACCAAGAAGGTGGCCATGGCTGGGCTCGTTCACCATTCGTTCAACTTCAGAGCTCATCAG CGCACCTGCTTCGACGCTGACCCATCCGTCGTCATCGCCTTCGATGACGACGAGGACACCGCAGGCGCCGTCGGCCTCGGCGGCGGCTTCCACCACTACCACATCGTCGTCACCTACCAGGGCGTCAAGGGGTGA
- the LOC125542310 gene encoding uncharacterized protein LOC125542310 isoform X1: protein MHTQVKLVVTMKLSAEPSPSSSGYAGEQGSSVASSASIEEPYPAPGAMDSCATRSTPTRSAQPRRWPWLGSFTIRSTSELIRFVLALTKLFKYVRFAIIFSIGLALAMHRHSRIYSCVLLNVTEKKQRWQVKRNCL, encoded by the exons ATGCATACCCAAGTCAAGCTTGTGGTCACGATGAAG CTTAGTGCAGAGCCCAGCCCCAGCAGCAGCGGCTATGCTGGCGAGCAGGGCAGCAGCGTTGCCTCCAGCGCCAGCATCGAGGAGCCTTACCCCGCCCCCGGCGCCATGGACTCGTGCGCGACAAGAAGCACGCCAACGAGGTCAGCCCA ACCAAGAAGGTGGCCATGGCTGGGCTCGTTCACCATTCGTTCAACTTCAGAGCTCATCAGGTTTGTTCTTGCCCTGACCAAGCTGTTCAAGTATGTTAGGTTTGCAATAATATTTAGTATTGGTTTGGCTCTTGCAATGCATAGGCACAGCAGGATATACTCCTGTGTGCTACTAAATGTCACGGAGAAGAAACAAAGATGGCAAGTAAAAAGAAACTGTTTATAA
- the LOC125547541 gene encoding uncharacterized protein LOC125547541, whose protein sequence is MAELLNRSRGLAEGVVVMICPVLLALALNLVDLNGDVYGHGVPIPLITMAGFTLITGICPLLACCFFERFLGLGVSPIPVTTSLATLSSCCLVVLACLIAQFIVSKSIFVTVGVICGILVLVRTVCYYVHDTRNDVGREYTTDMHSVLDESHEFLTSVTGILFLGFEGLALNGHGQTGRKGEELVGYISFIVCTFGVCLMFLEMTPPPCFAVHRHGSQEERSEGEQQIVCLTLVLDCIMAVGIFVLLLVVMLKLTPLEFALWVLLPPAVSFGQLPVLVALKGNTQDEQESRPASLELTKATFTGFLAVSVTAISNASPSKLTRFFLLLSSMAIGFGLSWRLLTQINIRSGLAGCVSSAHVSSAAKLASFCAHLCIVIATVLFVVMAGKASGK, encoded by the exons ATG GCTGAACTGCTAAACCGTTCCCGTGGCTTGGCAGAAGGAGTGGTGGTTATGATATGCCCGGTGCTTCTCGCACTGGCACTCAACTTAGTTGACCTCAATGGCGACGTGTACGGACATGGTGTCCCTATACCGTTGATCACCATGGCAGGCTTTACTTTGATAACTGGCATCTGCCCCTTGCTCGCGTGCTGCTTCTTTGAGCGATTCCTCGGCCTGGGCGTAAGTCCTATCCCCGTAACCACGAGTCTGGCAACCCTTTCGTCTTGTTGCCTCGTCGTCCTCGCCTGCTTGATTGCACAGTTCATTGTCTCCAAATCCATTTTTGTCACTGTTGGAGTCATCTGTGGAATCTTGGTCTTGGTTCGGACCGTCTGCTACTACGTGCACGACACACGGAATGACGTTGGTCGGGAATACACAACGGACATGCACAGCGTACTGGATGAATCACATGAGTTCTTGACCAGTGTCACTGGAATTCTTTTTCTGGGGTTCGAAGGTCTGGCCCTCAATGGTCACGGTCAGACGGGTCGCAAGGGCGAGGAATTAGTGGGCTACATCAGTTTCATCGTCTGCACTTTTGGAGTGTGCTTAATGTTCCTCGAGATGACCCCACCTCCATGTTTTGCGGTACATAGGCATGGTAGCCAAGAAGAAAGAAGTGAGGGAGAGCAACAAATTGTGTGTCTGACTCTCGTCCTAGACTGCATCATGGCGGTTGGTATCTTTGTACTATTGTTGGTCGTCATGCTTAAGCTCACACCGCTTGAGTTTGCCTTGTGGGTCTTGCTACCTCCGGCTGTAAGCTTCGGTCAACTTCCGGTCCTGGTTGCATTGAAGGGAAACACACAAGATGAACAAGAATCAAGGCCGGCGTCGCTGGAACTGACAAAGGCCACCTTCACTGGATTCTTGGCCGTGTCAGTAACAGCCATAAGCAATGCTTCACCCAGCAAGTTGACCAGATTTTTTCTACTATTATCTTCCATGGCTATTGGGTTTGGTCTCTCATGGAGGCTCCTGACTCAGATTAACATAAGGAGTGGTCTCGCCGGTTGTGTTTCATCTGCACATGTTTCTTCCGCTGCCAAGCTTGCTTCCTTCTGCGCTCATTTATGCATTGTAATCGCTACAGTTCTATTCGTAGTAATGGCTGGTAAAGCAAGTGGGAAATGA
- the LOC125542308 gene encoding rust resistance kinase Lr10-like, protein MFEALVVALLFSVLNYGINRATASGDEDFFHNCAPSRCSEEGTIEIRFPFHLSNLPATSSPSCGAPGLELACSMEADTILLHPILGLCKVTAIDYRFGGLNVIPLEESWTRCPLQKISATNLSTSVYIPDSYGGETAILVRYSRELIPTEKAGTTPGMGDSIVGPISCLSNTSQFIYLMDGSEPMYILPLDCKVVSNGISTPWDYDVNDVLFTERARRVIAFGETTLTWSVPNITDICLDCERNGHSCGFSSQRRQAFCKRQGSRVQVIAATSSVATFVVLLLTAATALYRSLKSKVDEEVRLKIEMFLQAYGTSKPTRYTFSEVKKVTRRFKDRLGQGGFGSVYKGQLANGVPVAVKMLENSKSDGEEFMNEVATIGRIHHTNVVRLLGFCSDGTRRALIYEFMPNGSLEKYIFAHESDICQELLAPNKMLEIASGIARGIEYLHQGCNQRILHFDIKPHNILLDYRFSPEISDFGLAKLCTRDHSIVTLTAARGTMGYIAPEPYSRNFGRISSKSDVYSFGMLVLEMVSGRRNSDPWIENQNEVYIPEWIYEKISTEQELESSRDMTQEEKDTARKLAIVALWCIQWNPKNRPSMPKVLNMLTGTLQSLTMPPKPFVSSPGHPMPQI, encoded by the exons ATGTTTGAAGCTTTGGTTGTAGCTCTGTTGTTCTCTGTTCTTAACTATGGAATCAACAGAGCCACAGCAAGTGGTGATGAAGATTTCTTCCATAACTGCGCACCATCCAGGTGCAGCGAAGAAGGCACAATAGAGATCCGATTTCCATTCC ATTTGTCAAATTTGCCAGCAACCAGCTCCCCATCCTGTGGAGCACCTGGCTTGGAGCTAGCATGCTCAATGGAAGCAGATACCATCCTACTTCACCCAATCCTTGGACTATGCAAGGTCACTGCAATTGACTACAGATTTGGTGGCCTGAATGTCATCCCGCTTGAAGAATCATGGACTAGGTGCCCGCTTCAGAAGATCTCTGCCACCAATCTATCAACTAGTGTCTACATACCTGACAGTTACGGGGGTGAAACTGCAATCCTGGTACGCTATTCAAGAGAGTTGATACCAACAGAGAAGGCCGGTACGACACCAGGTATGGGGGACAGTATTGTTGGCCCAATCTCTTGCCTGAGCAACACAAGCCAGTTCATATATTTGATGGACGGTAGTGAACCAATGTATATTCTTCCCTTAGACTGCAAAGTGGTTTCAAATGGTATTTCAACGCCGTGGGATTATGATGTCAATGATGTGTTATTCACTGAAAGAGCCAGAAGGGTCATTGCATTTGGTGAGACAACCTTGACTTGGTCAGTTCCTAACATAACTGACATTTGTCTAGACTGCGAGCGAAACGGGCATTCCTGCGGATTCAGCTCACAACGCAGGCAAGCATTCTGCAAGCGCCAAG GTTCACGTGTGCAAGTCATTGCAG CAACATCATCGGTAGCCACATTTGTGGTTCTCTTGTTGACGGCAGCCACAGCACTCTATCGGTCCCTAAAATCAAAGGTCGATGAAGAGGTGCGTTTGAAAATCGAAATGTTTCTCCAGGCATATGGCACATCAAAACCAACAAGGTACACATTCTCTGAAGTTAAAAAAGTAACAAGGCGATTCAAAGATAGACTGGGTCAGGGTGGATTTGGAAGCGTATACAAAGGTCAGCTGGCAAATGGAGTACCTGTGGCAGTAAAGATGCTGGAGAACTCAAAGAGTGACGGGGAAGAGTTCATGAATGAAGTTGCAACCATTGGTAGAATCCACCATACTAATGTGGTCCGTCTCTTGGGATTCTGCTCAGATGGAACAAGGCGTGCTCTTATCTATGAATTCATGCCTAACGGATCACTCGAGAAGTATATATTTGCACATGAATCAGATATTTGTCAAGAGCTATTAGCACCTAACAAGATGCTGGAGATAGCATCAGGCATTGCACGGGGAATAGAATACCTGCATCAAGGGTGCAATCAGCGGATCCTCCATTTTGACATCAAGCCTCACAACATCTTGCTAGATTACAGATTTAGTCCAGAGATTTCTGATTTTGGGCTTGCGAAGCTGTGTACAAGGGACCATAGCATCGTCACACTGACTGCAGCTAGAGGAACAATGGGTTACATTGCACCAGAACCGTATTCTCGAAACTTTGGGAGAATATCCAGCAAGTCCGATGTCTATAGCTTTGGCATGCTGGTGCTGGAAATGGTTAGCGGAAGAAGGAACTCAGATCCATGGATTGAGAACCAAAACGAGGTTTACATCCCAGAATGGATATATGAGAAAATAAGCACGGAGCAAGAACTGGAATCATCAAGGGACATGACGCAAGAAGAGAAGGATACAGCAAGAAAGCTGGCCATTGTGGCACTCTGGTGCATTCAGTGGAACCCAAAAAATCGCCCGTCCATGCCGAAAGTGCTGAACATGCTGACAGGAACCTTGCAGAGTCTAACGATGCCCCCCAAGCCATTTGTTTCGTCTCCAGGCCACCCCATGCCGCAAATCTAG
- the LOC125542310 gene encoding mucin-5AC-like isoform X6 has protein sequence MHTQVKLVVTMKLSAEPSPSSSGYAGEQGSSVASSASIEEPYPAPGAMDSCATRSTPTRWPWLGSFTIRSTSELISAPASTLTHPSSSPSMTTRTPQAPSASAAASTTTTSSSPTRASRGELI, from the exons ATGCATACCCAAGTCAAGCTTGTGGTCACGATGAAG CTTAGTGCAGAGCCCAGCCCCAGCAGCAGCGGCTATGCTGGCGAGCAGGGCAGCAGCGTTGCCTCCAGCGCCAGCATCGAGGAGCCTTACCCCGCCCCCGGCGCCATGGACTCGTGCGCGACAAGAAGCACGCCAACGAG GTGGCCATGGCTGGGCTCGTTCACCATTCGTTCAACTTCAGAGCTCATCAG CGCACCTGCTTCGACGCTGACCCATCCGTCGTCATCGCCTTCGATGACGACGAGGACACCGCAGGCGCCGTCGGCCTCGGCGGCGGCTTCCACCACTACCACATCGTCGTCACCTACCAGGGCGTCAAGGGGTGAATTGATTTGA
- the LOC125542310 gene encoding uncharacterized protein LOC125542310 isoform X8: MHTQVKLVVTMKCRAQPQQQRLCWRAGQQRCLQRQHRGALPRPRRHGLVRDKKHANEVAMAGLVHHSFNFRAHQRTCFDADPSVVIAFDDDEDTAGAVGLGGGFHHYHIVVTYQGVKG, from the exons ATGCATACCCAAGTCAAGCTTGTGGTCACGATGAAG TGCAGAGCCCAGCCCCAGCAGCAGCGGCTATGCTGGCGAGCAGGGCAGCAGCGTTGCCTCCAGCGCCAGCATCGAGGAGCCTTACCCCGCCCCCGGCGCCATGGACTCGTGCGCGACAAGAAGCACGCCAACGAG GTGGCCATGGCTGGGCTCGTTCACCATTCGTTCAACTTCAGAGCTCATCAG CGCACCTGCTTCGACGCTGACCCATCCGTCGTCATCGCCTTCGATGACGACGAGGACACCGCAGGCGCCGTCGGCCTCGGCGGCGGCTTCCACCACTACCACATCGTCGTCACCTACCAGGGCGTCAAGGGGTGA
- the LOC125542310 gene encoding mucin-5AC-like isoform X4 yields MHTQVKLVVTMKLSAEPSPSSSGYAGEQGSSVASSASIEEPYPAPGAMDSCATRSTPTRPRRWPWLGSFTIRSTSELISAPASTLTHPSSSPSMTTRTPQAPSASAAASTTTTSSSPTRASRGELI; encoded by the exons ATGCATACCCAAGTCAAGCTTGTGGTCACGATGAAG CTTAGTGCAGAGCCCAGCCCCAGCAGCAGCGGCTATGCTGGCGAGCAGGGCAGCAGCGTTGCCTCCAGCGCCAGCATCGAGGAGCCTTACCCCGCCCCCGGCGCCATGGACTCGTGCGCGACAAGAAGCACGCCAACGAG ACCAAGAAGGTGGCCATGGCTGGGCTCGTTCACCATTCGTTCAACTTCAGAGCTCATCAG CGCACCTGCTTCGACGCTGACCCATCCGTCGTCATCGCCTTCGATGACGACGAGGACACCGCAGGCGCCGTCGGCCTCGGCGGCGGCTTCCACCACTACCACATCGTCGTCACCTACCAGGGCGTCAAGGGGTGAATTGATTTGA
- the LOC125542310 gene encoding uncharacterized protein LOC125542310 isoform X5: MHTQVKLVVTMKCRAQPQQQRLCWRAGQQRCLQRQHRGALPRPRRHGLVRDKKHANEVSPTKKVAMAGLVHHSFNFRAHQRTCFDADPSVVIAFDDDEDTAGAVGLGGGFHHYHIVVTYQGVKG, from the exons ATGCATACCCAAGTCAAGCTTGTGGTCACGATGAAG TGCAGAGCCCAGCCCCAGCAGCAGCGGCTATGCTGGCGAGCAGGGCAGCAGCGTTGCCTCCAGCGCCAGCATCGAGGAGCCTTACCCCGCCCCCGGCGCCATGGACTCGTGCGCGACAAGAAGCACGCCAACGAGGTCAGCCCA ACCAAGAAGGTGGCCATGGCTGGGCTCGTTCACCATTCGTTCAACTTCAGAGCTCATCAG CGCACCTGCTTCGACGCTGACCCATCCGTCGTCATCGCCTTCGATGACGACGAGGACACCGCAGGCGCCGTCGGCCTCGGCGGCGGCTTCCACCACTACCACATCGTCGTCACCTACCAGGGCGTCAAGGGGTGA
- the LOC125542310 gene encoding uncharacterized protein LOC125542310 isoform X3 codes for MHTQVKLVVTMKLSAEPSPSSSGYAGEQGSSVASSASIEEPYPAPGAMDSCATRSTPTRSAQPRRWPWLGSFTIRSTSELISAPASTLTHPSSSPSMTTRTPQAPSASAAASTTTTSSSPTRASRGELI; via the exons ATGCATACCCAAGTCAAGCTTGTGGTCACGATGAAG CTTAGTGCAGAGCCCAGCCCCAGCAGCAGCGGCTATGCTGGCGAGCAGGGCAGCAGCGTTGCCTCCAGCGCCAGCATCGAGGAGCCTTACCCCGCCCCCGGCGCCATGGACTCGTGCGCGACAAGAAGCACGCCAACGAGGTCAGCCCA ACCAAGAAGGTGGCCATGGCTGGGCTCGTTCACCATTCGTTCAACTTCAGAGCTCATCAG CGCACCTGCTTCGACGCTGACCCATCCGTCGTCATCGCCTTCGATGACGACGAGGACACCGCAGGCGCCGTCGGCCTCGGCGGCGGCTTCCACCACTACCACATCGTCGTCACCTACCAGGGCGTCAAGGGGTGAATTGATTTGA
- the LOC125542310 gene encoding uncharacterized protein LOC125542310 isoform X2, giving the protein MHTQVKLVVTMKLSAEPSPSSSGYAGEQGSSVASSASIEEPYPAPGAMDSCATRSTPTRPRRWPWLGSFTIRSTSELIRFVLALTKLFKYVRFAIIFSIGLALAMHRHSRIYSCVLLNVTEKKQRWQVKRNCL; this is encoded by the exons ATGCATACCCAAGTCAAGCTTGTGGTCACGATGAAG CTTAGTGCAGAGCCCAGCCCCAGCAGCAGCGGCTATGCTGGCGAGCAGGGCAGCAGCGTTGCCTCCAGCGCCAGCATCGAGGAGCCTTACCCCGCCCCCGGCGCCATGGACTCGTGCGCGACAAGAAGCACGCCAACGAG ACCAAGAAGGTGGCCATGGCTGGGCTCGTTCACCATTCGTTCAACTTCAGAGCTCATCAGGTTTGTTCTTGCCCTGACCAAGCTGTTCAAGTATGTTAGGTTTGCAATAATATTTAGTATTGGTTTGGCTCTTGCAATGCATAGGCACAGCAGGATATACTCCTGTGTGCTACTAAATGTCACGGAGAAGAAACAAAGATGGCAAGTAAAAAGAAACTGTTTATAA